In Calonectris borealis chromosome 25, bCalBor7.hap1.2, whole genome shotgun sequence, the following proteins share a genomic window:
- the CLSPN gene encoding claspin isoform X1 has product MAAAAPAEFPLEDLNSDLQKTLDSDSDSGQGSCETASPGRFSKEIASLDDRDSEEEIFVRKKAKGKKVLQDSDSEDGEDAAFFAQNDTLGGDKENGEEKENITTQRNKKSHRIRQGLLDSDDSDTGDQLQIANLETSRKSGLPENELEEERPLKSGKKYRKHKLDFEEETAKKAVGKSRRRKEKERRIESLKQLKKEKKPRAEQVDGGERYPFNDSGCLLDDKELFDNGLEEENDYLPEDEESIESIRAAVKNKIKKYKNKERFSEGEGYKHVFDDENEEPVLKEPKRKERKAARLSKEAIKQLHSETQRLIRESSVSLPYHVPETKSIHDFFKRRPRPACQGNAMALLKSTKYQLSLNEESADTKNLNTDCKDGRVEGDQSAANEPETSLGRDVGTTVNKPLADVGKNLTEDSAEKPWQDSDDSRTVRTVLTDNDTEQQHSNFLSTDCGEQKENEVPVAVGGDALERREETAPDLECEKSNRQVGPGLAAQPEKVRKSKLDKLRELGIDLSIKPRICSGNESFINLDESDSNKELEALKARFLKHTLRTSKSKVERTINMNIIRKETTSEGKEELKADVVPAVLAAESPDETVHTKPGEKLQMLKAKLQEAMKLRRTEERQKRQALFKLDNEDMLEEEEEEEEEEEMTDESEEEEEGNDENAEFLLGEAEEDNEDTEEKHVADGDKESDKESIDGEKLEKSVHCDSVPKPPSTESTLMLFKDSSSKMGYSLPDEKLEMEEVADKGPAKLEDDDSFSLPTPAKENSHNSSFELIGSMIPSYQPCHKQMSRGGNFLSAAGGFRSPSPGFFKTSFISSASKSSGKTSEPSLPIEDSQDLYNASPEPKSLFPGAGESQFQFSLEDDTQSQLLDADGFLNVGQHRNKYQSSKHQLTLASMDENAMDANMDELLDLCSGQFSSQAEHVPNTSSNKKQNMEELLNLCSGKFVSQTGSPTWASSVSSKAEKDSDIEDPMAEALALCSGSFPTDREEEDEEEQEELGDFQLLTDDNAFDSEEDEKSGDSDPEEPEIGDEEAEISDEEEELLRHRQGLKKKLKLQDFMEDEAELSGSDVGSEDEYDGEDLNEYEEEIIDEELPNEVELENQIKKLHMKAMLDDDKRQLRLYQERYLIDGDLHSDGPGRMRRFRWKNIDYASQIDLFQRDSDNDDENEQFDETEAKWRKERFEREQWLREQKEKNKEQEEEEEIGEDSQFMKLAKKVTAKTLQKKASPAAVVQDSTLLPRNPFETFRPASDIQVKNGSLLNRPKAVLQKLAAMSDLNPNAPRNSRNFVFHTLSPDKSAEAKQKSKLQVKKRGPTAVITSLAKRPRVESTEETSQSRSIFQYLES; this is encoded by the exons atggcggcggcggcccccgccgaG TTTCCATTAGAAGATTTGAATTCAGACTTGCAGAAAACCCTTGATAGTGACTCTGACAGCGGACAGGGCAGCTGTGAAACAGCCTCTCCGGGTCGCTTCAGCAAGGAGATAGCGTCTCTTGATGACAGAG ATTCAGAGGAAGAGATTTTTGTACgtaaaaaagcaaaaggcaagaAGGTGCTTCAGGACAGTGACAGCGAAGATGGAGAGGATGCTGCCTTTTTTGCGCAGAATGATACTCTGGGTGGAGACaaggaaaatggagaggaaaaagagaacatTACCACCCAGAGGAACAAGAAATCTCATCGGATACGCCAAGGTCTGCTAGACAGTGATGACAGTGACACTGGTGACCAATTGCAGATTGCAAACCTTGAAACAAGCAGAAAGTCTGGCTTGCCTGAGAATGAGTTGGAAGAGGAGAGACCCCTAAAATCTGGAAAGAAGTACAGAAAACATAAACTTGATTTTGaagaagagacagcaaaaaaagctgtaggaaaatcaagaagaagaaaggagaaggagagaagaattGAGTCCcttaaacagctgaaaaaagaaaagaagcctaGAGCAGAG CAGGTAGATGGTGGTGAGCGGTATCCTTTTAATGACAGTGGATGTCTTCTTGATGACAAAGAACTTTTTGATAATGGCTTAGAAGAGGAAAACGATTACCTGCCAGAGGATGAAGAGTCGATAGAATCAATACGAGCggcagtgaaaaacaaaataaaaaaatacaag AACAAAGAACGGTTTTCTGAGGGTGAAGGCTACAAACATGTATTTGATGATGAGAACGAGGAACCTGTGTTAAAAGAACCCAAAAGGAAG gaGCGGAAAGCAGCAAGGTTAAGTAAAGAAGCCATTAAACAACTACATAGTGAGACCCAACGACTTATTAGAG aatcGTCTGTGTCTCTCCCTTATCATGTGCCTGAGACCAAAAGCATTCATGACTTCTTCAAGCGTAGACCTCGACCAGCATGTCAAGGAAATGCCATGGCATTGCTGAA ATCCACTAAATACCAGCTATCCCTAAATGAAGAATCTGCAGACACTAAGAACTTGAACACAGATTGCAAAGATGGACGAGTTGAAGGTGATCAATCAGCAGCTAATGAACCAGAAACAAGCCTTGGCAGAGATGTTGGTACTACTGTGAACAAGCCTCTTGCTGATGTAGGGAAGAACTTGACAGAAGACTCTGCTGAAAAGCCCTGGCAGGACAGTGATGATTCTCGTACTGTTAGGACTGTATTAACCGATAATGATACAGAACAACAGCACTCTAACTTCCTAAGCACTGATTGTGGTGAACAAAAAGAGAATGAAGTTCCTGTAGCAGTTGGAGGAGATGCCCTTGAGCGAAGAGAGGAAACAGCACCAGACTTAGAATGTGAAAAAAGCAATCGACAGGTGGGGCCTGGATTGGCGGCACAACCTGAAAAAGTGAGGAAGTCCAAGTTAGATAAACTTCGTGAACTGGGAATAGACCTGTCCATCAAGCCAAGAATCTGCTCTGGCAATGAATCCTTTATAAACCTGGATGAATCTGATTCAAATAAAG aaTTAGAAGCCTTGAAAGCACGTTTCTTGAAGCACACTCTTCGGACATCAAAATCCAAAGTTGAACGGACCATAAACATGAACATTATTCGTAAGGAGACTACATCTGAAGGCAAAGAGGAACTGAAAGCAGACGTGGTACCAGCAGTGTTAGCTGCAGAGAGCCCGGATGAAACAGTCCACACAAAGCCAG GTGAAAAGCTACAAATGCTGAAGGCTAAACTCCAGGAGGCCATGAAACTCCGCAGGACTGAGGAACGCCAAAAGCGGCAAGCATTGTTTAAACTGGATAATGAGGACATgttggaggaagaagaggaggaggaggaggaggaagagatgacAGATGAatctgaggaagaggaagaaggcaaTGATGAG AATGCGGAATTTCTGCTTGGCGAAGCAGAGGAAGATAATGAAGATACAGAAGAGAAACATGTTGCAGATGGCGATAAAGAAAGCGACAAAGAATCAATTGATGGAGAAAAGCTGGAGAAATCTGTGCACTGTGATTCTGTTCCCAAACCACCTTCAACAGAGTCTACATTGATGCTTTTTAAGGACAGCTCCTCCAAAATGGG ATATTCACTTCCTGATGAGAAACTTGAAATGGAAGAAGTTGCAGACAAAGGACCTGCCAAGTTAG aggatGATGATTCATTTTCTCTACCAACACCAGCAAAAGAGAATAGCCATAACAGCAGCTTTGAGTTGATTGGCTCCATGATTCCATCGTATCAGCCCTGTCACAAACAGATGTCGCGTGGAGGGAACTTCTTATCTGCAGCAGGAGGTTTCAGGTCACCTTCCCCAGGTTTTTTCAAAACAAGCTTTATCAGCTCTGCTTCTAAG AGCTCAGGAAAGACGTCTGAGCCCTCTCTTCCCATAGAAGATTCCCAGGACCTGTATAATGCCTCTCCTGAGCCTAAGAGTTTATTTCCAGGGGCTGGGGAGTCACAGTTTCAATTTTCTCTGGAAGATGACACTCAGAGCCAGCTGCTTGATGCAGATGG GTTCTTGAATGTTGGACAACATAGGAATAAATATCAATCCTCAAAGCATCAGCTGACTCTGGCTAGTATGGATGAGAATGCAATGGATGCCAATATGGATGAATTACTGGACTTGTGTTCTGGACAGTTTAGCAGTCAAGCTGAACACGTGCCAAATAccagcagcaacaaaaagcagAACATGGAAGAATTGCTCAATCTTTGCTCAGGAAAATTTGTGTCTCAGA CAGGTTCTCCAACATGGGCATCTTCAGTATCTTCCAAGGCAGAAAAGGACAGTGACATAGAAGATCCAATGGCAGAAGCTCTAGCACTTTGCTCAGGCTCCTTTCCCACAGACAG ggaagaggaagatgaggaggagcaAGAAGAACTTGgtgattttcagcttttaacaGATGACAATGCCTTTGATAGTGAAGAG GATGAAAAAAGTGGAGACAGTGATCCTGAAGAACCAGAAATTGGCGACGAAGAAGCAGAAATTAGCGACGAAGAAGAAGAACTGCTGAGACATAGACAGGGCTTGAAGAAAAAACT aaaactgCAGGATTTCATGGAAGATGAGGCAGAGCTGTCAGGGAGTGATGTGGGAAGCGAGGACGAATATGATGGTGAAGACCTGAATGAATATGAAGAAGAGATTATTGATGAGGAACTCCCTAATGAAGTGGAATTAGAAAATCAAATAAAGAAATTACACAT GAAGGCAATGCTTGATGATGACAAGCGTCAGTTACGCCTGTACCAGGAGAGATACCTCATTGATGGTGACCTGCATAGTGATGGCCCTGGCAGAATGAGGAGATTCAGATGGAAAAACATAG aTTATGCTTCACAGATTGACTTGTTTCAGAGGGATTCAGATAATGATGATGAAAATGAACAGTTTGATGAGACAGAAGCGAAATGGAGGAAAGAGCGATTTGAACGAGAACAGTGGCTTCGTGAGCAG aaggaaaaaaataaagagcaggaggaggaggaagaaatcgGTGAAGACAGCCAGTTCATGAAACTAGCAAAAAAAGTAACTGCTAAGACCCTACAGAAGAAAG CAAGCCCAGCAGCAGTGGTACAAGACTCAACACTATTGCCCAGGAACCCATTCGAAACGTTCAGACCTGCCAGTGACATCCAG GTAAAAAATGGGTCTCTCTTGAACAGACCTAAAGCTGTCCTTCAGAAACTAGCAGCAATGTCAGATCTTAATCCAAACGCACCTCGAAATTCAAGGAATTTTGTCTTTCATACGCTTTCCCCAGACAAGAGTGCAGAggcaaagcagaaatcaaaacttCAG GTGAAGAAAAGAGGTCCTACTGCAGTGATAACGTCTCTGGCCAAACGGCCCAGGGTAGAGAGCACAGAGGAAACAAGTCAAAGCCGAAGCATATTCCAGTACTTGGAGAGCTGA